The Methylacidimicrobium sp. B4 genome contains a region encoding:
- a CDS encoding DUF3347 domain-containing protein encodes MRGSQRVLAIVWIIAAWASAAVAAPLPPDLDAVMPPYLAMGKALAEDSLKGIPSQATAMKGLVERAGSGFFPKELPQDLDRLAKAGDLDAARLAYKDVSDRLITLFREHKVQTGRYFVCTCPMAQASWIQADKEIKNPYYGSAMLLCGDVTETF; translated from the coding sequence ATGAGAGGAAGTCAGCGAGTCCTGGCGATTGTCTGGATCATAGCCGCTTGGGCATCGGCGGCCGTTGCCGCGCCCCTTCCTCCCGACCTCGACGCGGTGATGCCCCCCTACCTCGCGATGGGAAAGGCGCTCGCGGAAGACTCGCTCAAAGGAATTCCCTCCCAGGCGACTGCGATGAAAGGCCTCGTCGAGCGCGCAGGAAGCGGCTTCTTCCCGAAGGAGCTGCCCCAAGATCTCGATCGACTCGCCAAAGCGGGCGATCTCGATGCCGCCCGTCTCGCATACAAGGACGTCAGCGACCGGCTGATCACCCTCTTCCGGGAGCACAAGGTCCAGACGGGCCGCTACTTCGTCTGCACCTGCCCGATGGCGCAGGCGAGCTGGATTCAAGCCGACAAGGAGATCAAGAATCCCTATTACGGCTCGGCCATGCTTCTCTGCGGCGATGTGACGGAAACTTTTTAG